One window of Amaranthus tricolor cultivar Red isolate AtriRed21 chromosome 13, ASM2621246v1, whole genome shotgun sequence genomic DNA carries:
- the LOC130798942 gene encoding uncharacterized protein LOC130798942, with amino-acid sequence MRRSENRPVGTPQLRAITKVTRDVLRDKLINEVLPAIRSKWPANGVKDIWIQQDNAKPHILTNDQAFNEEANKDGFNIRLVCQPASSPDMNILDLGLFDALQSIQFKSFPKDFNDLIKAVNDAYDTFEPKLLNYTWIQYQLCMIEMLKARGGNNYKNSHIGKHRLDRLGMLPRQLEIPQELIDAARQFLSHGIINLNDLPQDD; translated from the coding sequence ATGAGGAGGTCAGAAAACAGACCAGTAGGTACACCACAATTAAGAGCAATAACAAAAGTTACACGAGATGTTCTTCGAGACAAACTAATCAATGAAGTCCTACCAGCAATCAGATCGAAATGGCCAGCGAATGGGGTCAAAGATATTTGGATTCAACAAGATAACGCCAAGCCACATATTTTAACAAATGATCAAGCATTCAATGAAGAAGCCAACAAAGATGGATTTAACATAAGACTAGTTTGTCAACCGGCATCCAGTCCAGATATGAACATCTTAGACTTGGGTTTGTTTGATGCCCTacaatcaattcaattcaagtCATTCCCGAAAGACTTCAATGATTTGATCAAGGCGGTCAATGATGCATACGACACTTTtgaaccaaaacttttaaactaCACGTGGATACAATATCAACTATGCATGATAGAGATGTTGAAAGCTAGAGGTGGTAATAATTACAAGAATTCACACATTGGAAAACATAGATTGGACAGGTTGGGTATGTTGCCTAGACAATTAGAAATTCCGCAAGAACTTATAGATGCAGCACGTCAATTTTTATCTCATGGTATAATTAATCTCAATGATCTTCCACaagatgattga